The proteins below come from a single Zea mays cultivar B73 chromosome 8, Zm-B73-REFERENCE-NAM-5.0, whole genome shotgun sequence genomic window:
- the LOC103635809 gene encoding WAT1-related protein At5g07050, whose protein sequence is MARCTGFVEKAKPYVAMISLQFGYAGMNVLTKVSLNQGMSHYVLVVYRHAFATLSIAPFALVLERKVRPKMTWPIFWQIFVLAMLGPVIDQNFYYAGLKFTGPTFACAMSNILPAMTFVLAVIFRMEKLQMRKVTCQAKVLGTVLTVAGAMLMTLYKGPLMQLAWTTNRHASSSRAAAEAPAAAAAEISGRDWFLGSVFVIVATLAWASLFVLQTHTIKQYSAQLSLTTLVCFVGTLQAVVVTFAMERRASVWTIGFDMNLLAAAYAGIVTSSIAYYVQGLVIQKTGPVFASAFSPLMMIIVAVMGSFILSEKIYLGAVLGAVIIVAGLYSVLWGKEKETREKEADAKTALPMAVVASSSSSDDDDDGAAGIAAAGVVGDGAAGCTTSGMTA, encoded by the exons ATGGCGCGGTGCACCGGGTTCGTGGAGAAGGCGAAGCCCTACGTGGCCATGATCTCGCTCCAGTTCGGCTACGCCGGGATGAACGTGCTCACCAAGGTGTCGCTGAACCAGGGCATGAGCCACTACGTGCTCGTCGTCTACCGCCACGCCTTCGCCACGCTCTCCATCGCCCCCTTCGCCCTCGTCCTCGAGAG GAAGGTCAGGCCCAAGATGACGTGGCCAATCTTCTGGCAGATCTTCGTCCTCGCGATGCTCGG GCCGGTGATCGACCAGAACTTCTACTACGCCGGGCTCAAGTTCACCGGCCCCACGTTCGCCTGCGCCATGAGCAACATCCTGCCGGCCATGACCTTCGTCCTGGCAGTCATCTTCAG GATGGAGAAGCTGCAGATGAGGAAGGTGACGTGCCAGGCCAAGGTCCTCGGGACGGTGCTGACCGTGGCCGGCGCGATGCTGATGACGCTCTACAAGGGCCCGCTGATGCAGCTGGCGTGGACGACCAACAGGCACGCATCATCGTCgcgcgcggccgccgaggcccccgccgccgccgccgcggagaTCAGCGGCAGGGACTGGTTCCTCGGCTCGGTGTTCGTCATCGTCGCCACCCTCGCCTGGGCCTCCCTCTTCGTCCTGCAGACGCACACCATCAAGCAGTACTCGGCGCAGCTGTCGCTCACCACGCTCGTCTGCTTCGTCGGCACGCTGCAGGCCGTCGTGGTCACCTTCGCCATGGAGCGCCGCGCCTCCGTCTGGACCATCGGATTCGACATGAACCTGCTCGCCGCCGCCTACGCC GGCATCGTGACGTCGAGCATCGCGTACTACGTGCAGGGCCTGGTGATCCAGAAGACCGGGCCGGTGTTCGCGTCGGCGTTCAGCCCCCTCATGATGATCATCGTCGCTGTCATGGGCTCGTTCATCCTCTCCGAGAAGATCTACCTCGGGGCCGTCCTCGGCGCCGTGATCATCGTGGCTGGGCTCTACTCCGTCCTCTGGGGCAAGGAGAAGGAGACGCGGGAGAAGGAGGCGGACGCCAAGACGGCGCTGCCGATGGCAGTGgtggcgtcgtcgtcgtcttccgacgacgacgacgatggagcAGCAGGGATCGCCGCCGCCGGCGTCGTTGGAGATGGCGCCGCGGGGTGCACAACGTCGGGAATGACGGCGTGA
- the LOC542307 gene encoding cyclin 1, translated as MATRNHRAAAAPQPANRGAARVAGKQNAAAAAAGTRRALGDIGNVVSDALDRAIKLPEGIHRPITRSFGAQLMKAALANKNADAAVAPAQPVAARAVTKPARKVTTKNVPRPGAGQAPKENKKPSAEGAAAGSGRSVQKNRRKKPACTLSTVLSARSKAACGLTEKPKEPIEDIDKFDGDNQLALVDYVEDIYTFYKTAQHESRPIDYMGNQPELSPRMRSILADWLIESHRRFQLMPETLYLTIYIVDRYLSLQPTPRRELQLVGVAALLIACKYEEIWAPEVNDLIHIADGAFNRSQILAAEKAILNSMEWNLTVPTPYHFLLRFAKAAGSADEQLQHTINFFGELALMDYGMVMTNPSTAAACAVYAARLTLGRSPLWTETLKHHTGLNEQQIMEGAKTLVGSHAASASPDARLKAVYQKYATEQFGRVALHPPAPAALPDLV; from the exons ATGGCGACGAGGAACCACCGCGCCGCTGCCGCTCCGCAGCCGGCGAACAGAG GTGCCGCGAGGGTCGCCGGGAAACAgaatgccgccgccgccgccgccgggacaCGCCGAGCCCTCGGTGACATTGGCAACGTCGTCTCCGATGCCCTCGACAG GGCGATCAAGCTGCCGGAGGGGATCCATCGCCCCATCACCAGGAGCTTCGGCGCCCAGCTCATGAAGGCCGCTTTGGCGAACAAG AACGCCGACGCCGCCGTAGCTCCTGCTCAGCCTGTAGCGGCGCGCGCCGTTACGAAACCAGCTAGGAAAGTGACTACGAAGAACGTCCCTCGTCCTGGCGCTGGGCAGGCTCCCAAGGAGAACAAGAAGCCATCAGCAGAGGGTGCCGCCGCCGGCAGCGGCCGCTCTGTGCAGAAGAACAGGAGGAAGAAGCCCGCGTGCACGCTTTCGACCGTCCTTTCTGCGCGTTCTAAG GCTGCCTGTGGCCTTACCGAGAAGCCAAAGGAGCCCATCGAGGACATTGACAAGTTCGACGGCGACAACCAGCTTGCTTTGGTGGACTACGTTGAGGACATCTACACATTCTACAAGACCGCCCAG CATGAGAGCCGCCCCATTGACTACATGGGCAACCAGCCCGAGCTCAGCCCCAGAATGCGCTCCATCCTCGCGGACTGGCTCATCGAGTCTCACCGAAGATTCCAGCTCATGCCGGAAACGCTCTACCTCACAATATACATCGTGGACCGGTACCTGTCGCTGCAGCCCACGCCGAGGAGGGAGCTCCAGCTCGTCGGCGTGGCAGCGTTGCTGATCGCCTGCAAATACGAGGAGATCTGGGCACCGGAG GTAAATGACTTAATCCATATAGCCGATGGCGCGTTTAACCGGAGCCAGATTCTTGCCGCCGAGAAGGCTATTCTGAACAGCATGGAGTGGAACCTTACGGTCCCCACCCCGTACCACTTCCTGCTGCGGTTCGCGAAGGCTGCCGGTAGTGCCGATGAACAG CTTCAGCATACGATAAACTTCTTTGGAGAGCTCGCGCTGATGGACTACGGTATGGTGATGACCAATCCTTCGACGGCGGCTGCTTGCGCTGTGTACGCTGCTCGCCTCACGTTGGGGAGGAGTCCTCTCTGGACAGAGACCTTGAAGCACCACACTGGCCTCAACGAGCAGCAGATCAT GGAAGGCGCCAAGACACTGGTCGGATCTCATGCTGCTAGTGCTAGCCCTGATGCGAGGCTGAAGGCCGTCTACCAGAAGTACGCGACGGAGCAGTTTGGGCGTGTGGCTCTGCACCCACCGGCACCGGCTGCTCTTCCCGACCTTGTCTAG